Within the Miscanthus floridulus cultivar M001 chromosome 17, ASM1932011v1, whole genome shotgun sequence genome, the region gctcctgctcgtgctgcttgcttgaatctgggagagactgggagtagcggccgagtcaaTTGCGCCATCGCCAAtctagtaccgcccatgcttcttgcctcctcccaccctcatgacgacttctctatcaaggtcctcggtgctcggatcgtactgtGGCCCATGGATCTCCCTTGCCATcaatgtgtactcactgaggcggttgtggacgatcgcattgctgtacgcctcgggcccatcctccgggttgtagttgacgtcggacgtcgccttgcccttgtgggccatagcaaatgccttgacgatggagcaaggctggccaccatgtgacgccaactgcgagaaaaacagcaagatgattagaaatcatgcagaattgagcgttagaataaatgaatgaattcgcgtacccatgtttctgcgtatccgctaaggctgtggctgccttgatggtgtgctacacctggcatcatcaaatgCCGCtaaggttacgtgatctacgaccatgatatgaaaagaggggttatacctagggtggcggtggagtcaggctagcggggccgtggtgggttggtgtagtggcgaggcgacgcggtgcaggcagacccgcagcggcgaggaaggcgatcggggtcgccgaggtactccagctccgctccgacgggctcttctctgtcaatacaaaatttcggcagcacctcccctacacggtgaggtttccaaaacctgcaagaaaaccgacggcacgatgaccgacatgcacatatatatgaatgaCACGATgaccgacatgcacaagattatgtaaggaacaccTAGCAACGTAATCAGGATAAGCAAGGATCAGGGATTACAAATTCAGGATCTATATCCCATTACTAATATATTCCATAAGCTATATTAATTTATGACAAACATCAATCCATGCATTCACAATCCATCCATGCTAAACCTCAGATTTGCAACTATGCACCATAATTAGCGTCCACGAAGGCACCCTAACTaggacatcttaatctattcatacatccacatccatcaggcGGAGACGGCATAGGGGCTCACCACTATAGAATAGCGACCAAGATGGCCGGATGTGGGTCGCCGCTGCTGCGGGGCCGCGCCGCACCCCGGAGGCGTTGCTACGGCGCCGCCGCAGGAGCGCGCGAGGGCGAAGGCGCTGTTGCTTTGGcggcctccttctcttcctccttcttcctctctcctcctctcctcctcctcctctctttctcctcctttgGCGGCGCAGCGCTGGCGCAGGCGCGTGggcagcggcggcgctggcgcgggcgtgggtggtggcggcggtgacgCTGGcgcgtgtgtgcggtgtgtgtgggccggcccagccggcggggttaaatcccccctttgccgagtgcccccgatctggcactcgacaaagttttttttttaattctttgccgtgtgccacctggcctggcactcggcaaagagttttttttttaaaatttaaaaatctttgccgagtgccagccgtcctgacactcgacaaaggagcctctttgcgaAGTGTCATTTTTTTTATACTCGGCAAACtatatttttttttttacttttgacctctaaacttttttctgcagtcctcatacaatacctggtactccatattCCAATGTGACACATTTCTCgaactttttctatatttatttaatttatttcatttaattgaattttcttggataattcaaattataactgctagtcatttgaataatgaaaaaaatgaatggaaaaatgatattcgtgttatttagtataatgtgaggccgtatctaggaatagaccaccaattttgaacatcttgttcatgaaatatgaccacgaacttgcggtcgagttgtttttaaattctataaaaagcaaacgaagtccaaaaatcatgaaacttgtcaagatgtcaagatatgatatgtggaggctatgataaaaaaattgaggaggttccacgcaagtttgtcacgtacgatgcttaccacctcgtcggcctcttcacgaaatcatgaaacttcttcggagattcttcggtttgcaagcatctcCTTttcccgagtgtcaaaaaaatatggtttgccgagtgtcaaaaaattacactcggcaaaggagcctctttgtcgagtgtcaggagaagacactcggcaaaagattaACGACAgctgccggccgttaacggaGGCGTCCTTTTcccgagtgttctggtttgccgagtgccgagcactcgcaaaccacctctttgccgagtgttattgtttgccgagtgctcggcactcggcaaacaacctctttgtcgagtgccagttgtagcactcggcaaacaacctctttgtcgagtgccagttgtatgtcgagtgctttctctctgacactcgacaaacatcctctttaccgagtgtccgataaaaaacactcgacaaagtctgGGACGCTCGGTAAAaaagccgtctccggtagtgataGCGGCAGGCGTGCCGAGTGGGAAGTGAAGAAGAGAATGAACCTGCTCCTGCTTGCGTCCACCAAtagaaattatataaaaaattttGTAGCCCCAAGTAAAAATGACCCCAATTTACATGCATGTTGTATGCCCAAATGTGATCACGTTAGCCAACGTCTAATAGTCCCACGCTCGCTGCGTCGTTGCCGTGATTGAGGATCTCTAGGTTATTTCTACTTCCTTCACGCCATAACTCTTGCACCATGCATGACAGCCATGACGGTAGACACCCTTCAATATTTGGTGGAAGAGAAGAACATAAGAAATCAGATCTATTCAAATTAATGCTGTGAAACTTGTCGATCAGATCGCAATATGTATGAGAGAAATAAAGCAAGTTCAGAAACGTGTGATTCAGAAAGAGCTTGGTTGCTCACATGAGTCATGCGACTGGGAAGCTGAAGCACAGGCCCAGCGGCTTGCCGGCAGCCGGCTGCTGGTGCTTGGCGACGTCGTGGATGTATAAGATGCCCACAGTCCCGTGTGGTGCCGCTCGCTGTTGTACTTATGCCGACGATGTAGCCCGCCTCGTTCCTGGCCTCCATGCCCCTGGCTGTAGTAGGTCGCCGTCTCGCACAGCCGTCCGCGATGGCGCGGCGTAGACGTAAATGTGAGCGATGATCGCGCGGGTGCACGGGCCGAGTGGGGCAACGACGGCTTCTTCTGTTTATACAGCCTTTTGGGCTGctgctgatacgatcgtatacgatcgtggattattactgctggctggtttggtatgaaagaaaaatactgttctgactgaaaatttactatcgtttatgaccaagcgaacatgctgtatAGTTGCGGACTCCGTTTCCGATCCGTTTCTAGCTCCGTAGATGTTGGCGGAGACGCGGGCCCCGACATGAAGGGCGCGGACTCCGTAGACTCACGGGCGCACGCACGAAGGCTCCGTTCACGTGCCCTTAAACCtgacttgatccgcttcttttttttcatccggaacagtgttttcctctcacaaattcttctagattcatccagattcctctagatttctctaaaattccTCCAAACAAACAGAGCCGAAGATGTTGGACGAAAGTCGTACGTACTTTTTAGGTGTAACAGATAACAGATATGGCTCTATCAATTTATACTAGCTGAGAAGAGTAATGTTTGGTTGTGTGTAAAGATATGTTGCGTGAGATACTGTTTGGCTTGTAGAAATTTGACCGCTGCtgatgcatatgctgatttattatgagaggaaaacattgtttcTTCGCTGGAAAGTATTCAAAACAGGGCGAAGAATAATACAAGATCGTGGCCTACTATTATTCTGTACAAGTATATACTATTAAAGTTTTATTTATCTTAGTATGTCTTCAACTTCTTTAAAGTGCATTAATACCACCATTAGTTAGGATAAACACTTGCATCCAGCGAGCCCGGCCTCAAGAAACATCCAAAACTACGTATTTGTAAAGTCTTGCATCCTACCAGCCTAGCTAGAGCATATGTATACCAAACAATCACACCCTACTTGTGTTAGCATGAAGAAAATAGTTCCGTCTCCTATATCACGGGTGCAAAAGCTCTCCTTTGTCCTAACGTGGATGGTACGACTCCACCTGCTCTGCTGCCGAAATTAAGAGAAGTCACAAAACAGGCCATTCAGGATCCGTCGCCCAAGCCCCTGCACCGCTGCACGTGTCTGATATCCTTGCCCGTCTCGAGGGCCGGGTGGAGGCAAGTTGGGTTCCAGAATCCAACCCCGGTGCTGCTGGATCCACGCGCCGCCGCATAATCTCCAGCTAGCCTCCGCGTCCCAGCCGCAAAACCAGGTGCTTGCCTTGCCCGCGCGCTTCTTGGCACGCCTGGCAGCCTTATCCTTACGGTtcaaaacggtacggatatttttcagCTTTATGCGAGACCGAATTTATTTAGAGGAGTTTAGCAGGCTGTTCGGCTGGCCTGAAAAATAAACCAAAAAATTGTTCCGGTTggattattatgagagaaaaatattggtcTGACTGAAAGACACTGTTCATGTGACTTGTGTTGACGCCGTATCCAAACAGccaaatcacatatttataatGTTAATACCCAATCGTATCCTACGCGACGTAGCTGATACTGTCGAATCCGCCGATGTCCGTTGGTATCTCATCCCTGCCTATCCGTGCCTCGGGGTCCGGGGATCGACGACTATTTCGTAGTCATCCGACGCGAGAGACGCGCGCAAACCGCAGCAGAGCCAGCGAGCCCAAACCGCGCGCGGCTTCGAGCTGGCTGGCTCCTCCTGCcagctcccctcccctccccaccgCCCACGCGTAACCGCCCGGCTTCCTTCCACTTCGTTCGAATCCAGTCTACCGAGCCCGTAACGGAAGGCGTCCGGTTCCCGCGGCCCGCCTATAAAATCCCGCGCTCCTCGCTTCCGGCATTCCCCGTCCTCTCCTCATCAACCAGCATCGAATCTTCAAGGCGCCGCAACAGGCAACCCAATAATCACCAGCGACAGCAATTCCTTTCCTTGCGCCAGTTCCAATTAATTCCATGGGCAAGGTCCGCTCCTTCTTCTCCCGCTCCCGCAGCGGCAAGCGCGCCACCGCCGGTGGCGCCGCCCGCGCAGGCTCGTCCTCGCCCCTCTCCTCCGCGCCGCCCTCCCCGTCCCCATCCCCGTTCGCTCGGAGGTCGTCGTCGGCCCGGCGTAACCTGCCCGCCGCCCCCGCGACGCCAACAGCCGGGGCGGACGACGAGACGGAACGCGTGTTCCGCAAGTTCGACGCGAACGGCGACGGGCAGATCTCGCGGGCCGAGCTCGCGGCGCTGTTCGCGAGCGTGGGGCACGCGGCCACCGACGACGAGGTGTCGCGGATGATGGAGGAGGCCGACGCGGACGGCGACGGCTACATCAGCCTGCCCGAGTTCGCGGCGCTCATGGAGTCGGCCTCCGCCGACGCGGACGCCGTCGAGGAGGACCTCCGGCACGCCTTCTCGGTCTTCGACGCCGACGGCAACGGGCTCATCACCCCCGCCGAGCTCGCGCGCGTCCTCCGCGGGCTCGGGGAGTCCGCCACCGTCGCGCAGTGCCGCCGCATGATCCAGGGCGTCGACCGCAACGGCGACGGCCTCGTGTCGTTCGACGAGTTCAAGCTCATGatggccgccggcggcggcgggttcGGCAGGATCGGTGCCTAGAAGAAGGATGAAGGATTCTGTCCTGCTCTGCTCCCACAAATTGGATTCGTTtcattttatgtacatatatataacaCTGGAATCACGGAGATGATATTAGTAGGTCCAGATTACACGGCCAGCAGCGCTCCACATAAAAAGCCCGATTTGTTTTGTGTATAATTGCAAAATCTGCATCCAGTATACTACTATGGGATGTTCAATGGATTGTTTTGGCTTCAATTCAACTCAATTGCAGTCTTTTTTGGGGTTTTCTTAATTTGGTTCAAGTGCGTTCATACCACAAACAGGGGATGTGTGGTTTGGAGCCGAAAATGGCTTCCTAAACCCGGACAACAATCTCACCCGTTGGATTTTGC harbors:
- the LOC136517556 gene encoding probable calcium-binding protein CML15, with amino-acid sequence MGKVRSFFSRSRSGKRATAGGAARAGSSSPLSSAPPSPSPSPFARRSSSARRNLPAAPATPTAGADDETERVFRKFDANGDGQISRAELAALFASVGHAATDDEVSRMMEEADADGDGYISLPEFAALMESASADADAVEEDLRHAFSVFDADGNGLITPAELARVLRGLGESATVAQCRRMIQGVDRNGDGLVSFDEFKLMMAAGGGGFGRIGA